In Kitasatospora sp. NBC_00240, the following are encoded in one genomic region:
- a CDS encoding FAD-dependent oxidoreductase yields MSENTPTDQLPVVVIGAGPVGLAAAAHLIGRNIEPLVLEAGPGAGTAVREWAHVRLFSPWAEVVDPAAEKLLAPTGWVRPDGASYPSGADWAELYLQPLADVLGMGAPPAEGWGSVRYGARVTGVARAGRDRIVDSGRAEQPFTVHVTTADGSEERITARAVVDASGTWSTPNPLGADGLPALGEGTHGARISYRVPDLKDAAVRARHAGRRTAVVGTGASAFTALALLAGLAKEEPGTHAVWVLRRGLSGSTYGGGDADQLPARGALGLRAKAAVEAGHASALTGFRTAGVEQADGRVVLLSEDGRRSDPLDEVVVLTGLRPDLSFLSEVRLGLDERLQAPVALAPLIDPNQHSCGTVYPHGAAELSHPESDFYLVGMKSYGRAPTFLARTGYEQVRSVAAALAGDHAAAARVELTLPETGVCGGAGLFDQPGTEQTGAEQTDTGGCCSTPAAPQLVTLGAAPQDSCSTTGGC; encoded by the coding sequence ATGAGCGAGAACACCCCCACCGATCAGCTGCCCGTCGTCGTGATCGGCGCCGGCCCGGTCGGCCTGGCCGCCGCCGCCCACCTGATCGGGCGGAACATCGAGCCCCTGGTCCTGGAGGCCGGGCCCGGGGCCGGCACGGCGGTGCGCGAGTGGGCCCACGTCCGGCTGTTCTCGCCCTGGGCCGAGGTCGTCGACCCGGCCGCCGAGAAACTCCTCGCCCCCACCGGCTGGGTCCGCCCCGACGGCGCCTCCTACCCGTCCGGCGCCGACTGGGCCGAGCTCTACCTGCAGCCGCTCGCCGACGTCCTCGGCATGGGGGCACCCCCGGCCGAAGGCTGGGGGAGCGTCCGCTACGGCGCCCGGGTCACCGGCGTCGCGCGCGCCGGACGCGACCGGATCGTCGATTCCGGGCGCGCCGAGCAGCCGTTCACCGTCCACGTCACCACGGCCGACGGGAGCGAGGAGCGGATCACCGCCCGCGCCGTCGTCGACGCCTCCGGCACCTGGTCCACCCCCAACCCGCTCGGCGCCGACGGCCTGCCCGCCCTCGGCGAAGGCACCCACGGCGCCCGGATCTCCTACCGCGTCCCCGACCTGAAGGACGCTGCCGTCCGCGCCCGCCACGCGGGCAGGCGCACCGCCGTCGTCGGCACCGGCGCCTCCGCGTTCACCGCCCTCGCCCTCCTCGCCGGCCTCGCGAAGGAGGAGCCCGGCACGCACGCGGTCTGGGTGCTCCGGCGCGGCCTCAGCGGCTCGACCTACGGCGGCGGCGACGCCGACCAGCTCCCCGCCCGCGGTGCGCTCGGCCTCCGCGCCAAGGCGGCCGTCGAGGCAGGTCACGCAAGCGCCCTCACCGGGTTCCGCACCGCCGGCGTCGAACAGGCCGACGGCCGGGTGGTCCTGCTCTCGGAGGACGGGCGGCGCAGCGATCCGCTGGACGAGGTCGTCGTCCTGACGGGCCTGCGCCCGGACCTGTCGTTCCTCTCCGAGGTCCGCCTCGGCCTCGACGAGCGTCTGCAGGCTCCCGTCGCGCTCGCTCCGCTGATCGACCCCAACCAGCACTCCTGCGGCACCGTCTACCCCCACGGCGCCGCCGAGCTCTCCCACCCCGAGAGCGACTTCTACCTGGTCGGCATGAAGTCCTACGGCCGCGCGCCCACGTTCCTGGCCAGGACCGGCTACGAGCAGGTCCGCTCCGTCGCCGCCGCCCTGGCCGGGGACCACGCGGCCGCCGCCCGCGTCGAGCTGACGCTGCCGGAGACCGGCGTGTGCGGCGGCGCCGGCCTGTTCGACCAGCCGGGCACCGAGCAGACCGGCGCCGAGCAGACCGACACCGGTGGCTGCTGCTCGACCCCCGCCGCGCCGCAGCTCGTCACCCTCGGCGCCGCTCCGCAGGACTCCTGCTCCACCACGGGCGGCTGCTGA